In Vigna radiata var. radiata cultivar VC1973A chromosome 3, Vradiata_ver6, whole genome shotgun sequence, the following proteins share a genomic window:
- the LOC106757474 gene encoding transcription factor JAMYB isoform X1 — MERSLAENGSSGTYGSSEEEMSITKGPWTEEEDSVLFDYITVHGEGHWNSVARYTGLKRTGKSCRLRWLNYLRPNVRRGNITLQEQLMILDLHSRWGNRYYTSSSLYHRLNVVIIKFRVKPTFHVYDIEHVEVMLWYLFRWSKIAEHLPGRTDNEIKNYWRTRVVKQAKQLKCDVNSKQFRDTLRFVWMPRMLERIQAQASSSAQAQTTLVSNVQAHSDPCGGATATATASASDAGFLSEASSAVDVHAHSLSDSGASYSLMGGGSWCSHGAEEGYGRVWEERNNGYSEIAGSGFGGVDMWTEENICFLQQQLADDF; from the exons ATGGAGAGGAGTTTAGCAGAAAATGGTTCATCTGGAACGTATGGAAGCAGTGAAGAGGAGATGTCAATAACGAAAGGTCCATGGACAGAGGAAGAAGATTCAGTTCTCTTCGATTACATCACAGTTCACGGTGAAGGCCACTGGAACTCTGTCGCTCGCTACACAG GTCTCAAACGAACGGGAAAAAGCTGCAGACTGAGATGGTTGAACTACTTGCGTCCCAACGTTCGACGCGGGAACATAACGCTCCAAGAACAGCTCATGATTCTTGACCTCCATTCCCGATGGGGCAACAGGTACTatacatcatcatcattatatcATCGCTTGAACGTGGtaattataaaattcagagTTAAACCAACTTTTCATGTGTATGACATAGAACACGTTGAAGTGATGTTGTGGTATTTGTTTAGGTGGTCGAAAATAGCTGAACATTTACCGGGGAGAACAGACAACGAGATTAAGAACTACTGGAGAACTAGAGTGGTAAAGCAGGCTAAGCAACTGAAATGTGACGTGAACAGCAAACAATTCAGAGACACGTTGCGTTTTGTGTGGATGCCACGTATGCTAGAACGGATTCAGGCTCAGGCCTCATCATCGGCCCAAGCCCAAACCACCTTAGTGTCCAACGTTCAAGCCCACAGCGACCCTTGTGGTGGagccaccgccaccgccactGCCTCGGCCAGTGACGCGGGTTTTCTGTCAGAGGCCTCATCGGCGGTTGATGTCCACGCCCACTCTCTCTCTGACTCCGGCGCGTCTTATAGTTTAATGGGTGGTGGAAGTTGGTGTTCGCATGGTGCAGAAGAAGGTTATGGCAGGGTATGGGAAGAGAGAAACAATGGGTACTCGGAGATAGCAGGAAGTGGTTTTGGTGGTGTTGACATGTGGACGGAGGAGAATATTTGCTTCTTGCAGCAGCAGCTCGCTGATGACTTCTGA
- the LOC106757474 gene encoding transcription factor MYB108 isoform X2, with product MERSLAENGSSGTYGSSEEEMSITKGPWTEEEDSVLFDYITVHGEGHWNSVARYTGLKRTGKSCRLRWLNYLRPNVRRGNITLQEQLMILDLHSRWGNRWSKIAEHLPGRTDNEIKNYWRTRVVKQAKQLKCDVNSKQFRDTLRFVWMPRMLERIQAQASSSAQAQTTLVSNVQAHSDPCGGATATATASASDAGFLSEASSAVDVHAHSLSDSGASYSLMGGGSWCSHGAEEGYGRVWEERNNGYSEIAGSGFGGVDMWTEENICFLQQQLADDF from the exons ATGGAGAGGAGTTTAGCAGAAAATGGTTCATCTGGAACGTATGGAAGCAGTGAAGAGGAGATGTCAATAACGAAAGGTCCATGGACAGAGGAAGAAGATTCAGTTCTCTTCGATTACATCACAGTTCACGGTGAAGGCCACTGGAACTCTGTCGCTCGCTACACAG GTCTCAAACGAACGGGAAAAAGCTGCAGACTGAGATGGTTGAACTACTTGCGTCCCAACGTTCGACGCGGGAACATAACGCTCCAAGAACAGCTCATGATTCTTGACCTCCATTCCCGATGGGGCAACAG GTGGTCGAAAATAGCTGAACATTTACCGGGGAGAACAGACAACGAGATTAAGAACTACTGGAGAACTAGAGTGGTAAAGCAGGCTAAGCAACTGAAATGTGACGTGAACAGCAAACAATTCAGAGACACGTTGCGTTTTGTGTGGATGCCACGTATGCTAGAACGGATTCAGGCTCAGGCCTCATCATCGGCCCAAGCCCAAACCACCTTAGTGTCCAACGTTCAAGCCCACAGCGACCCTTGTGGTGGagccaccgccaccgccactGCCTCGGCCAGTGACGCGGGTTTTCTGTCAGAGGCCTCATCGGCGGTTGATGTCCACGCCCACTCTCTCTCTGACTCCGGCGCGTCTTATAGTTTAATGGGTGGTGGAAGTTGGTGTTCGCATGGTGCAGAAGAAGGTTATGGCAGGGTATGGGAAGAGAGAAACAATGGGTACTCGGAGATAGCAGGAAGTGGTTTTGGTGGTGTTGACATGTGGACGGAGGAGAATATTTGCTTCTTGCAGCAGCAGCTCGCTGATGACTTCTGA
- the LOC106756984 gene encoding transcription factor JAMYB-like — MDVNMKKRSAEEVNSEDTRKGPWSVEEDTLLQNYVATHGDGRWNSVARCAGLKRSGKSCRLRWLNYLRPDVRRGNITLQEQITILELHSRWGNRWSKIARHLPGRTDNEIKNYWRTRVLKQARNLKCDVDSEQFKDALRYVWMPRLIERIQPSSETHDPPDVSPSELYPSPTPSLHHQNGLHGLCSGSNALDLSSAKLEAPLESEDMGHNNVSVPGVCENMNDRDLEQGNITLPFAGGDSMESLWDDENLWLMQQLCDDLEIKDNFLAHGSSVASSAGLCRWKHDLGICGGCSNGAFMACISEPGRSSEVGKYVFLWCRTRPGAHNNFGVHLRVRSCDRSSSGVHSWWNCVVVHICFDEVVTLWF; from the exons ATGGATGTTAACATGAAGAAACGGTCCGCAGAAGAGGTGAATAGTGAAGACACTAGAAAAGGTCCATGGAGCGTTGAAGAGGACACTCTTCTCCAAAATTACGTCGCCACCCACGGCGACGGTCGTTGGAATTCCGTCGCACGCTGTGCAG GCCTTAAGAGATCAGGGAAAAGTTGCAGGTTGAGATGGTTAAACTACTTGCGGCCCGATGTTCGTCGTGGAAATATAACACTCCAGGAACAGATAACCATTCTGGAGCTTCACTCTCGGTGGGGCAATAG GTGGTCGAAAATTGCTCGGCATCTTCCCGGAAGAACGGACAACGAAATAAAGAATTATTGGAGGACTCGTGTGCTTAAGCAAGCAAGGAATCTGAAGTGTGACGTGGACAGTGAACAGTTCAAAGATGCCTTACGTTACGTGTGGATGCCCCGTTTGATTGAGCGGATTCAACCGTCATCGGAAACTCACGACCCACCCGATGTGTCCCCCTCCGAACTTTACCCAAGCCCAACTCCTTCGCTCCACCACCAAAACGGGTTACACGGTTTGTGTTCAGGTTCCAATGCCTTGGACTTATCAAGTGCCAAGTTGGAGGCTCCTTTAGAGTCTGAAGATATGGGTCATAATAATGTTTCAGTTCCGGGAGTGTGTGAAAATATGAATGATCGAGACTTGGAACAGGGGAATATCACGCTACCTTTTGCTGGTGGGGACTCAATGGAGAGTTTGTGGGATGATGAGAATCTGTGGCTTATGCAGCAACTTTGTGATGATCTGGAAATTAAAGACAATTTCCTTGC ACATGGTTCGTCGGTGGCCAGTAGTGCAGGTCTATGTAGGTGGAAGCACGATTTAGGGATATGTGGTGGTTGCTCAAATGGTGCTTTCATGGCTTGCATATCTGAGCCTGGTCGCTCTAGCGAGGTGGGCAAATATGTGTTTTTGTGGTGTCGCACGCGTCCTGGTGCTCACAACAACTTTGGTGTTCACTTGCGTGTGCGTTCTTGTGATCGTAGCAGCTCTGGTGTTCACTCGTGGTGGAACTGTGTGGTTGTGCACATATGTTTTGACGAGGTAGTCACATTGTGGTTCTAG